DNA from Myxococcota bacterium:
GCCGCGCTCGAGGGTCCGTGGCAGGCGTGCCCTGCCGGCGAGCTGCCGGAGAAGCTCCGCTAGCAACCCGCCCGCTATGTTCGCCGCATGACTCGCGTCTTCCTCACCACCGGCGCTCTGCTCGTCCTCTCGAACACCTTCATGACGTTCGCCTGGTACGCGCACCTGCGGAACCTGGCCGACCGGCCCTGGTGGATCGCGGCGCTCGTCAGCTGGGGCATCGCGCTGTTCGAATACCTGCTCCAGGTCCCTGCGAACCGGATCGGCTACACCGCGCTGACCCTGCCGCAGCTGAAGATCCTGCAGGAGGTCATCACGCTGCTGGTCTTCGTGCCGTTCTCGATCGTCTACATGCAGAGCCCCGTGAAGCTCGATTTCCTGTGGTCGGGGCTGTGCATGCTCGGGGCGGTGTACTTCATGTTCCGCGCGTGAGGCGTAT
Protein-coding regions in this window:
- a CDS encoding DMT family protein, which produces MTRVFLTTGALLVLSNTFMTFAWYAHLRNLADRPWWIAALVSWGIALFEYLLQVPANRIGYTALTLPQLKILQEVITLLVFVPFSIVYMQSPVKLDFLWSGLCMLGAVYFMFRA